One segment of Theobroma cacao cultivar B97-61/B2 chromosome 9, Criollo_cocoa_genome_V2, whole genome shotgun sequence DNA contains the following:
- the LOC18589215 gene encoding transcription factor MYB36, translating to MGRAPCCDKANVKKGPWSPEEDAKLKAYIEKYGTGGNWIALPQKIGLKRCGKSCRLRWLNYLRPNIKHGGFSEEEDNIICSLYISIGSRWSIIAAQLPGRTDNDIKNYWNTKLKKKLLGRRKQSNINRLSSSNQDPNEVNTANDSQFSQGLSNSALERLHLHMQLQSLQNPFSFYNNPALWPKIHPLQEKMIQSIQSSNGSPNLLMQPLLPNPQPENERTADFYDQPTAASVAHQQDYPKSSNTKGLELDNSLDGITTSDGSDPFGTGNNLMDSATVPKADGHHHGTAQSNAAVQPVSNFQAELDEFLNNKTAGYVPQEDQMTEFDCFKEMNGAKDSLIWWSNDFDAKSASSNSWDSTSVLQSSGMFQDYELAYNM from the exons ATGGGTCGAGCTCCTTGCTGTGACAAAGCCAACGTGAAGAAAGGACCATGGTCACCTGAAGAAGATGCTAAGCTCAAGGCTTATATCGAGAAGTATGGCACTGGAGGCAATTGGATTGCTCTTCCTCAGAAAATTG GCCTCAAGAGATGTGGAAAGAGTTGCAGGCTCAGATGGCTGAATTATTTGAGACCAAACATTAAGCATGGAGGATTCtctgaagaagaagacaaCATCATCTGCAGCCTCTATATAAGTATTGGAAGCAG GTGGTCCATAATTGCAGCCCAACTGCCTGGACGAACAGATAATGATATAAAAAACTACTGGAATACCAAACTGAAGAAGAAACTACTTGGGAGGCGCAAACAATCTAACATCAATAGGTTGTCGTCCTCGAATCAGGACCCCAACGAGGTCAATACTGCAAATGATAGTCAATTCTCACAGGGTTTGAGCAACTCAGCCTTGGAACGACTGCATCTCCACATGCAGCTTCAAAGTCTTCAGaatcctttctctttctacaACAACCCTGCTCTATGGCCTAAGATTCATCCCTTGCAAGAAAAGATGATCCAAAGCATCCAGTCCTCAAATGGAAGCCCTAACCTTCTTATGCAACCTCttctgccaaaccctcaaccTGAAAATGAACGAACTGCTGATTTCTATGACCAACCTACTGCAGCTTCTGTGGCACATCAGCAAGATTATCCAAAAAGCAGCAATACCAAGGGACTTGAATTGGATAACTCTTTGGATGGGATAACTACATCCGATGGCTCGGATCCCTTTGGTACCGGGAACAATTTGATGGACTCAGCCACCGTGCCAAAGGCAGATGGCCATCATCATGGAACAGCACAATCAAATGCGGCTGTTCAGCCAGTTTCAAACTTCCAGGCTGAGCTGGATGAGTTTCTAAATAACAAAACAGCTGGTTATGTACCACAGGAAGACCAAATGACTGAATTTGATTGCTTCAAGGAGATGAATGGTGCAAAGGACAGCCTGATTTGGTGGTCTAATGACTTTGATGCAAAATCAGCTTCTTCCAACTCTTGGGATTCAACTTCTGTGCTTCAATCCAGTGGAATGTTTCAAGATTATGAATTAGCGTATAATATGTAg